Genomic DNA from Armatimonadota bacterium:
CCGGTGCCACGAAGCTCATCTTCGACTGCCAGGACACCGGCATAGACGTCGTTCCGTTGCGTTTCATTGTTGACGATGTCAACATAGTCGGCACGTGGCAGAACAACGGCTGGCCCGGAGGTCAGGGCTCGGACTGGGGCCACACCGCAGTCACCACCGGCATCGAGATTCCGCTGGGGGCGGCCTACCCCGGTCTGCACAAGCTGACCATACAGATGTGGAATCCGGCATCACACTGGCCTGCCGATCCGAAAATCTACTGCATAGACAACCTGCGCACTGATGTAGTCCCGGAGCCGTCTTCGCTCTGCGCCCTGGCGATGGGTCTGCCGGCTCTGTTGGTCCGCAGGAGGAAGCGATAGGGCGCTTCCGACGCGTACCGTCGTCTATCGGCGCACTCGGGACCGTCGGCATGTCTTGTTCTTCGGATGCCGCCGCATGGCCCTGAGCGCGCCTCTGACGGTGGTTCGAACGACCGTCTCTAGTCGCGCTTCCTCTTCCGTTTCGCATCGAGTAGACGGGACGAGAGGGTGGCGTCCTCGGATGCTGGCTTCGGCTCGGACGGGGATGCCTGTGCCGGCCTCTGTCCGGGCTCGGATGGTTGCCGAGGCTGGGATCCGGGCGCGATCGCCTCGGTCTCGATGTGCACCTTCTTGACCGGTTCCCGTTCCCTCTTTGCGCGCAGCAGGCTCGATACGATCTCAGGCCCCTGCTCCGCGGCCGGTCCGGCCCTGCGCCTGATGCGGAGCGCCCGGATGAACTCGCGCGCCCTGTCGTACTCCTCCATGAACTGCTGAGACGTGATCGTGATCCGCCTTACCGCCACGTCGAGCGGGAGCAGCACCGCGGCCAGTATTACGAGCAGCCGCCAGAGGTCGTTGTATGCCCGCGACCGACGGAACTCTTGGGTGAACACCTCCGACGGCTCAGGATCGAACCTCCCGCGCGTCTCAGA
This window encodes:
- a CDS encoding PEP-CTERM sorting domain-containing protein, coding for MMRATIAVLLALVALLSLAGPARADAIANASFETDAAWTAGIADPDGKYSAYYTTSWASEGLRSFVLHRGTGTVTAGAYAQISQTGVNLTGATKLIFDCQDTGIDVVPLRFIVDDVNIVGTWQNNGWPGGQGSDWGHTAVTTGIEIPLGAAYPGLHKLTIQMWNPASHWPADPKIYCIDNLRTDVVPEPSSLCALAMGLPALLVRRRKR